GATACTAGAGAAGCACCCAAATACCTCACTTCCTAACTTACCCTCTTAGAAAATTTAACCATCAACAATCTGTTTTCTGGTAAAGGGGGAAGTGCCTGAAccaaaaacttcacttttcctcacttatccaaaaaaaaaaaaaaaaaaaaccctttcgCTTTTCCTCACATTGGCATTCAAACCTGACATACTTTTGAATTCCAccaacacattttatttttgtgaatgGATGGAAGATCAGTGAAAACTATCAAATCATCTGTAAAACAAAGTTGGGTCATTTGTTAGAGTGTTGGCATATATGTTTGATAAAATAGCAGATGCTATGTTTTTGGTTTGATGCTTCCATTGTAGCTTTGCCTAGGAAATTTTAGTTTAAGGAGTGGTTAATGTgaccatttattttaataaaatggtgCACCAATTGAAAGGTTGGATTTTTGTTGTGGAAGTTTCATGTTGGCATCTTATGTTTGATAAAATACAAGATGATGTTGTAGTTTTGCATAGGCAGTTTTAGTCTATAGACTGGTTAACGTGATTTGAATCTTATATGGTGAGGTGGCAGTACGATGATTCAAAGTCGCAGGAACTAATAGagcgaaaaataaagaatgcACCTCATGGGCAAGGCACGGTTAGAATGCTGAGTCGTGAGGAGTGGGAAGAAATTCGAGAAGTGAGGCCTAGAACTCCCTTTGAATCCAAGCTTGCTCGTCCTAATGCACAAATTAGAACTGGTGAACGACTGCGCAAGGTCAGGCTTTTCATCCTTTTATATCTACCCTACTCTTCTTTCTTGCTTGGTTATTTTGTGGAGAACATTGGTTATGGACATAGGCTATGACTGTAGAGTGTTTTCCTGTTCAATGTAATGCTTTGTGAGGTTCTTTATGCCCCTAATCTATACAGGTCAAAACTGCTCCCACTAAGAAATTCgataatcattttttatttttctgtggACTTAATAGACTAAGAGTTTCATATATGCttttatattcatttgtttAAGAAACTCATTACTGTTCCtttgataaaattcaaatactagttttttttattttggtttgggAGGGAGGAGGGCTGAAAGGCCAAATATCTTCATTCATCCAATTTTTGCTGAAGTTGAGTTATTTATTTGCTATGGAGTGCATGCTTAAATGATGTTGATCTTCAATGttaatgttttcttaaaaattggATTACAATGGTTATATATAAACAACAATGTATTTTCAAATTCATGTTAATTATACAGTCCTTATTGGTCATTAAGTAGCTTGATAGATGAAGAAATTGGTTTGGTAATTTTAATCTCtggtttattttaaagaattggGAATGttttaaatgattattaaaATCTTCTTCTCTTATGTCTTATCTCATTCATTCTTTTGGGTTTATTACATATACCCAGTTTTTCACTCCTATCCTATAAAATCCCTAGCTTACTTATTCAGAATGCTCTGTAGTCatcattttgaattttatcaTTGTTATTACACGACTGCCAAATTGTTTATCGCAATGTTATATTGCTTTGGAGTGTTGATTGGAAAATTTTGTAGTTCATGGTAGACATTGCAAATGACCCGGTAATGTGTTTGGAAGAGCTTTTTATTATTTGCAATAATCAAGTAAAATTTTCTTGATAAGAAGCTGGGAAAACCAGCAACAGCATCCAACAGGGGCCTCAAATACAGCACACTCAGGTCAAAAGACCAGCAACCAGAATTACAACAGTTAAATccctcaccctcaccctcaccGAAGTCAAAGACCAAGAAATCCACAACTACAAATACTCAGGAAAAGCACAACTCCAAACACCCTGAACACAACACTCAGGAAAAGCACTCAACACAGCCTTTAAGACCTACGTTGATAATTTACAGTGTTGATTGCATCATTTATTTCGCTTGGGAGCTTCTAGTTTCAATAGAGTCAACGCCATACAAGGAAGCCTCTAACATAAAGCAAGAAATGATTATGTCAATTCACGAAGCTTTATCTGCATACTGTCTGTGGGTTCTCATGGCACATGGACTGGTGTGGTCTGGTTTCCCCacgagagattttttttattgaaggatTCTGCATGATCAAGCAAACTTTAGACCATCTAATGTGaggctttttcttttcctgaaaTGATAGATAACAAAGTAATTCTCCATTGGcttgaataaaatttcaatgtGCTTATGCATGTCACTGGGCCATCTCATTTGTTTACTTCTCATGAAGAAATATGATGGTGACACATATATGATAATGCCCATGTGTGATGTGGCTTGCTTGTTTTGTGCAGGAGGATTTGAAGGATTGGACCATTGATGTGCTCACGGATGCACTCACCCGAGTTGAAGAAACTGCTAGACAGAGTTCCAAGTGACTCAAaccatttttttgttgattggGTTGAGAAAGGAAGCGGACAACTGCTGTTCATAGAATAGGCTCCacataaattatcaaattaattattttttttttttttaaaaaaaaggtactaCTAGAGTACTCTACTagtaccccaaaaaaaaagaaaaaaaagaaagaaagtaaaccATGGTTAATAGCACTACAAAgccaatttatttaaaattttttatttatttatatatgatttcTATAATACATATCTAGTAGCATTTCaccaaatttattatattgaaaAGTTTGACGAAACTATATATTAATGCACGATTATTCATACGAAGCACAACAGAGGCATTATGCATTTAATGCACTCGCATGCATTATTATCATTGTCACAAAAAATGGAGCTACACATCTTCGATGGACACTCACGTTGGATCACgttcaacatttttttctttttgttgatttttttttgttctagcCCAAAATATCTTGTACACTCTCACTCGTACAGCATATTGTAATCTTGGCTAATGCCATTTTCATGTCTTAATAAGCATTGCGATTTGTTCATTCATTCATCATGATTTCATGGCGTGTGCTCAAGATTCATGCTTCGCCTATCTGCATACTTTCTATTTCATGGCGTTTGCTGGGTGACAGTGAtccacatacacacacacatatatatatatatatatactgctAAATTGCCTCTTTGGTTCATTCGCTGGTGGAACCAATTTGGCCCTGTTGCTGATATCTTCCCCGAGTCTTTGATGGGATCTTACAAGATTTTTTATGACACCCTCAAGACAAATGCTCATAATGCCAAGTTCCCtaatctcttttattttgttaaatccCTTGGATCTTAAAATGGCAGTACTGCAAGGAAGGTGATGTTCTTGCTCGATACTGGTATGTCGATACTGGTATGTTAAATGGTGGGATAAATTTGGCCATGTTCAACAGATAATTGACAATGTTACCAGGGAAAATTCCCCCAGACCTCTGCCTAGGCAACATTCTCATGCACATTTGGTCTACAATGCCACTACGCCATCTACTTCATCCACCAAAGCTACTAGGAAGACTTCTCCTTTTGATGACCTGAGCAAGGAAGCTCTCTATGCTCTTCTGGAGAAGAAGAGACTACTGCTAACAGAAGCTCTGATGAAGAAGGCTCTGTTGCAGAAAGTCCTTATTACCCCTATCCCCAGCCATATCCCAAAGATTGGTTTGGACATGATGAAGAACATGATACTCTTGACCTAGGAGCAAATTGATGATTCTGCTATTTGTCTAGCCTGCACAAAAGCCAATATTGCTACAATATTCACCTAAGGATAAAGTATTTACTATTACTTTTACTTTGCCTACTGCTTTCACTATTGCTTTATCCACTAATGATGATTCCTCTATTGACTGCTTTTGGCACACCATGCCAAACATTGCTGATATATTATAATTCCTCTATTGACTGCTTTTGGCACACCATGCCAAACACTGATGATATATTCACCTATGATATATTTGCCTATAGTTAAAAGAATTACTATTGTTTTACCCACTGATGATGACTCAATTGCTAATTGCTTTTGGCACAACCGGTCAAACTACTTTCGGCACAACTGGCCAAACTACTTTCGGCacaaaagctatatatatatatatctcaagtTCAATGGTTTCATaggtcatttaaaaaaaaaaggtttgaaatTGAACTGAACTGGGTCAACGGGGACCAAGGGCCTTTGAAAGAAC
This portion of the Castanea sativa cultivar Marrone di Chiusa Pesio chromosome 7, ASM4071231v1 genome encodes:
- the LOC142642585 gene encoding uncharacterized protein LOC142642585; protein product: MYTGVSRRLCQIRRQLHTVSSSHEGPSETLKRKIAGLQRMRKSKKNLKIKKDQFIVEVPESKSYLDTASLPMILTVVGVGLFAKLLMMYDDSKSQELIERKIKNAPHGQGTVRMLSREEWEEIREVRPRTPFESKLARPNAQIRTGERLRKEDLKDWTIDVLTDALTRVEETARQSSK